Genomic window (Syngnathus typhle isolate RoL2023-S1 ecotype Sweden linkage group LG19, RoL_Styp_1.0, whole genome shotgun sequence):
CTTCCAGTGATGGCTGGAGAGCCATTGAGAGAGGATGTGGCCGTGTCACTTGGCGCTGAGGATCAATCAGAACTCTGGTCACTGACACAGATTCAAAAAGGTGGATTCCAAAAACCTGAGCGGCGAACCAGCGCTAACGAGATCTCCTAATGATCCGTAACGGGATGTGATGGATTTTTCTGTCGACTGACACATTGGTAAGAGAAGTGTGGACCACAGTGTCGCTCGCCGCCATACCTCCATCCAGGCTGCGACTCAGCAAGTTCCTCTTGCTGACGCATCGTGGGAAATTGGGCGCGGGTCTGCAAATTTGAGAACTGGCCCTGCGGCTCTGGATTTGAGTGCGACCGCTGTAGTGGAACTTGGAACCGAGAGTGAGAAAACGTTTGGGAGGTTCTTCTGGAGAGATGAGTCTGAAAGGCAGAGAAGGTGGGTGGTGTGAGGAGATACAGTGGACGTTGCTCGTCGTCTTGGAGGCAAACGCCCCCGCTCTGCTTACCTGAAGAAGGAGTGATGCTCCACACAAACCTTCCACAATCTTTTGGCCGCCCTGTGGTTGAGCAACTTGAAGGCGATGGTCGATTCAAACTGTTCAAACTGCACACATGGAAAGGAGTTATCTTTCTCCATTGTGCAGTGGATGTCCAGGTTACCTCTTCGGGGCGGATCTTGATGTAGAAATTGTTTCTTTTGTAGGAGATCTTGAGGATCTTTGGCCATGAAAACCTGTTGATTCTCAGCCGGTCCCTGTAGACCAGCAGGCCGCCAGCGCACACGCCCAGCATGATGGCAACGTCTTCAGAGTCCTGCCGGCACATGCACATGGCGGTCAAGCGGGGCTTTTGGCCAGCCGGCCGGGTGGGCGCCGGCTTCCCCACGTGAAAAGAAGCAACGAGTCAAAGCGGTGGACAAATAGCACGCCGGCTTACCTCGGAAAGACCTGAAGACAAGCAAGCAAAGCGGCTTCCTACCATCTAGTCCGTTCAAAgacaagacaaagaaaaagccCGTTCACCACATCAGAAATGGGGAaacagtctctctctctgtgtgagCGCAGGGAAAACgtcttcggggggggggggggggacgttttGGGGGATCGCCTCGCACTCAAGCCGCCACGCACACTTTTGGCAAACTTTCGGCAAAGAGGAACAGGAGGCTCGGGAGCAAGGCACAAAAGCAAACGCTCAGGGGCGTCGCTCCATTGACACGATGGAAAAACCAGTGGACATCATCGACTCTGGGCGGGAAGCGGATCATGTATGGGTGACTGGTTTGAGAGCGGCATTTGGTTACGTCTCTGGGACGTTTGACTGGGAACGCCTACGTGTCATCAAGTGTGTGCAAAATGAGGAGACAGAAAATGTTGAATCGGCTTGTGTTTACCCTGGCGTGATGAAGGTCAACTCCATACATGGAAAGTTTCTTGACAGTTTCCAGGAAAAGCATCTCGGCTTCAGCCGGTGTCATTCCTCTAAAGACGACAAGCACACGTTGACGCTACCGTGACGTCGCGACGTGCGATTTGCATTTCAACCTGCAACTCTTGTGGAGCTCCATGATCTTCTCCTCCAATTCCTTGCTTTGGTTGGGAGCCAAGCAAAGCTCGCTCACGTAGTCGGAGCCACATTCATCTGAAGAGAAAAACGAGATGAAGGACGGGCGGGGCACAACCAGGTTGAGTGGGCGCGTCTCACCCGCGTCGTAGTCCCCCAGCTCCGACTGGACGGTGTAGGAGCCCAGGACGGCGTGAGTGGCCAAGGAACACGGGAGTCGGCCCGAGGCCACGTCCTGCCTGAGCTGCAGGCACAGGAAGTACCTGCCCGCAAAGTCCACACAGTCACCTCATCTCTCAGCACCCCCCGTTGCGTTTTTGGCTCGCTCTTGCTAGCCAAGCGAGCGGGCACGGCGGCACGCCTCTTCAACTCCAAGGGGATGGAGACTCTGGAAACACACTTGTTTCTTTATACTCACTTTTGGACAGACCGATCAACCTACCTGGTGATGTCCTCAGAGAGCTGGGCAGGGTCAGGGGGGTAAAACTTGACATTGAAGGAGAAATTCCACGGGACGCCTGCCAACACATGCAGGCACATACGCGCAGTTGGTCCTACAAAGTCTTATGCTCCGCCCACCAGAGACTCGCTCACCTCGGAGCTGTTTCTTCATCTCCTTCCCGGGATCCAACCAGTTCTAGGAGACAAGGGTTTAGAGGTCACAGGGGCAAGGTGGGGCAAGGTGGGGCGGCCGTACCTTGTTGTTGTCGACGTCTTTGAACGACAAGGCAAAGTAGTCTCGCTCCAGCAGGTTGACATGCTCGCAGACCTTGTCCAACAGCTGAAGACCACGAGCACGTTTCTGTACACGCGGCAAATGGCAAAGGTCGTCAACGAGCagaaaaccagcagacacaaagACAGACCAGTGCGCCGGTGTTTGTGAGGAGGACCCAAAACGGGGCTCGCAGCCGCACTACGAGGTCACGCGATCGATGTGCGCTCTCACCTCCAACGTGCAGCTGAAAACGGAGCCATCCAGCAGGGTGACTTTGGTCTGCATGGTCCGGAAGCTCAGAGACCTTCTGACTGGCGTGGAGGAGGCGCTCTGATCAGTTGCCAGGGAGAGGCCTCGGTCGTAGGACAGCTCGCCCTTCCCGAACTGAGTGGGTGAAAAGTGACGTCACCTTTCTGCTGCGCCCACGACAAGGCACCATCTCTTTTTACCTGTGTGGCCAGTTCTGGGACAGACTCCGCCTCCAGCCCCTCCTGCTGCATGCTTGTCATGTCAACAAATCTGTGATGACACGTGTAACGCTTTTGTTATGCCCGTGAGCATGTCTTATTGATCAGCAACATAAATGACCTCAGACCATCTCCAAAGTCACACAatctgatattaaaaaaaaaaaaaaaaatgtggatgcCATTCTTTTGACCCACCATCTGTTACGTGAGGGTGGCCATGGCAACGCTTCAACCAGGGATTGAGAAAAAGAGATTAAGAGAATGTGCTCTGTTTTCAGTCAGACGATGTGGGTCAGTGTGTACGTATGCTCGAGGGGCgggtttgaggggggggggggggcttacacTGCTGAAGTGGGAAAATTGAAcagatatatatttattttttaaattattattattattattatacacacATTTTTGTGCAGAACGCTTAATAGTTTATATATTTTCACAAGTCCAAGTAGACCAGAGTGCGAACGTCCGCATGAATTTTGGTGACTGTTGGTCTTCGGCTCAAACACTTTGCGACAGAACGTGTTAAACCAAACCAggtcaagaataaaaaaataaaaggcaccTAAAGTGGACGGGACAATTCGTGTCGCGCTTTTCACAGCCATAAAGTCACAAAGTACTTCACAGTCAAGAGACGTAACAGTCGTACAAATGACCAATCAGGACAAAGAATGATAATAATCGCCGCTTAATCACAACAGATTATTATCACTATTTTGTATGCACGAGTTTTTATTTGTCCAACCGACTTGGAATGCAAATAATTGCACGATGCTTTCATCCTGCAGCAGAAAACACCCCAGCACAGCAAAGTACAGCACTGCAACGCAGGCGCACAGCTGCAGCATGATAAAGCAAGTGGAGTGGACTGGATGGGGGGTTAGtgtgggctgggctgggctgggcttggTACGGGACGCTGTCTTCATTCGCTCCAGAGGCGACAAGCAAACATCTCGCAGTTAGCTATTGCTTCATCATGCAACATCGCCCATCAATTAGAAGATGATGCGGTTCTTACCTTACTTGCCGGGGTCCGGCGCGCTCGCCCTTTTAGTCGTGGTGACGGgtaagtacccccccccccccccttccccacccacaGCGTCATTTCTCTGACGCAGTGTAGTACAGGACGGGCGGGGGTGGCTCAGTTTGCAGTCTTTGGTCCTTATGAAATGAAAAGATTCACAATTCTTTCACGTGTCTCACTTAAATTCTTTTGGGCGGGGAGTGACATATATATGTCCTAATTTAGttactttaatttaatttagacTGAAATCAAGTCTGATCAACTCCCACTGGGAAGAAGCAGCACAGAGAGCTTCTCGATCGAGATCAATTTGACATTACAAGGCAAATTGATCAAAGTCATTATGGTTTGTCCAATTAGAGCAGCAAATAGCCTTTCAGAAGGATCACAATTTTACAAACTGTAATTGATGGCACAAATTTATTTAAGAATTTATTTACTACTATTTTATTTGTAGGTCAGCTTTTATTTCAGGAAAGCCGACCGAGatttggctccctctagtgaACGAGCGGAGACGTTGCAGTGATTTATTCAACTCAAGAAGTCTGCATTGCTAGCTTGAGAACTACTAAAAAGAAACAACTCTTACGTACTGTACACATTAAtttgcttttgaatattttctgtGAGTAGTACAGCATGGGTGGCAAACGtccgcatttttttttattatgaactTTGAACGTTATGTAAATTGTGAACGTTAGTGTGGGGGTAGGGGGTAGATTCAAACTTGAATGAATGAGCATCATGTACCCTGCCCTTCATTTTTATAAATCATGGAAGGACTTGGCGTCTGATGATTGACAGTTGACCACCTTGACGgtgctgttttctttttaggCCTTGCACTTTTGCATGATTGGGATGTCTGTAAGTTTTTGGGCTTCGGTGTTCGTCTCTTCACACCCACCGTGCCGTGCAACAGATACAGTGACGTCGCGGTACTGGCAAGAAACTCCAAAATGATGAACCGTCTCAGGAACGACACCACGTTAACATGAGGACCGATGTCTCCGCAAGCTGCCAAGCTCAGAGGCACCGCGCATGCGCGATGAGCCGACAGGCGCTCCGTCTGGGATCTTCTCGTGCAGGCGCAAAGCGCGGCCTCGACGACTAGGACATCAACAGCAAAACATCAACAAGAATAACAGCAAGAACAGCAACTCCAAGACCGACCGGCGGGCGAGCAGTCTAAGGTTGCTGGTGGCTGGGCCTCCGGCCATCGGACGCAgccaaacatcccgatcgctGCCGAAACTGAGGTAAGAGCCCGCCGCGCCCGCGCCCTGCTCGCGGGGATGCCTGCGCGTTCGCGATCCGCTCATGGCCGCCTGCTCGCTCGTGATGGCCGCGTGCCTGCGTCTCGCTCCCGGGTAGAGCCGCGAACGCGAACGGTCGCGCGCAGCCGTCCGTCGCCACTAAACACCCCGACCGACCACAACCAACACGCAAAGTGAACCGAGAGCTCGGCTTGGCGGAAATCGCCATCTTGTGCTAACGGCAGCCAGCAGGCCGCGCGTCCGCCATTGAATGGGACAAACATACGAGCCGTCGTTTCTCTTATAAGTCCGAGCACGCGGCCGAACGACGGCCAGGCAACAATTGTGTTCCGGTCGCTAGTTTATTGAGCCTAATGGGCGCTCCGCGTCGCTCTTTGACGAGACGAACGCCAAGCAGCTGCTTGACCCTCGAACAGGAAAATGTTTGCATTTATGCGTCATGCCGGTTTCGGCCAACCGCCCCAGCTTCCACTCAACCACTTGGCGTCCAATATTGGGTTTGAACTTGAGTTTCGTGACCTGCTTTGACTGTTAGCGGCTTCATGCTAATTATTAGCGCTTTGAAAAAACGCCTGCGCGTGACGTCACGACAACATTCAGGCCCTCTGAAGCGCGTGCCCGCCGTCCAAAACATTGTACCACGTCGTTATGAAAACTTTTAGCGCCATCTACCTTCCACGCTTTTCACCATAGTTTGTATTTGTCACCTTTCAAACGTCTGCTTTCATGTTTCCTTCCGTTGTCAACATGTCAACAATACTCCACTTGATTATCAGTAACGCAGGAGAATGGAACCAACGCGATGGTCGGTGCGATCCAATCAAATCGGTGCCACCtcaatcaaaaacattttatgACGCTTTGTCGAATCATTCCAAACGCGCGTCACCGGGCCTACGAGCTTCATCCAGCAAAGGATGCATGTGATGGGCACGCGCAGATGGCCGAGACGGTGAAGTACGTGGACGAGGAGCACAAGAACGTCTTCCTCAAGTTGCTGAACGAGCAGCGCCTGGAGGGCGAGCACTGCGACATCGCCGTGGTGGTGGAAGACGTCAAGTTCCGCGCTCACCGCTGCGTGTTGGCGGCCTGCTCCAACTACTTCAAAAAACTCTTCAAAAAACACGAGGTAGCCTCTCATTGGCCGCGCGACACACACCACACGACTCAGAACTTGTACCTGCGTGTCCAGGTGGACAACTCGTCGGTGATCGAGATTGACTTCATCCGCTCGGACATCTTTGAAGAGGTGTTGAACTACATGTACACAGCCAAAATCTCCGTCAAGAAGAGGGACATCaacctgatgatgtcatcgggACAAATCCTAGGCATCCGCTTCCTCGACAAACTCTGCTCTCAGGTACGAAGGATGCATGGTGAGAGCGGAGAAGTGGGCGGGGCTTCCCGCACAAGAATCGCCGTGACTCCTGATGGTCGGAATTGAAGAGCTTGTCATTTTCGTCTTCCCGCAGAAGCGAGAAGACGCACCGTCCGAGGAGAAGGACAAGTTTCCTTACGACATTGTCAAGATGGCTCTGCCTCCCGAGGCTCAGCTGGTCGGCGAGGCCGAGGTCAGCGCTCGATTCTGTTGGCAACATTTGTCAACGGTCTCCTGCTCCAGGCGTCGGGGAACGTTCGCTGagctagtcttttttttttgtgcgcggCGGTACAGGCTCTCGGGGAGCATGAGGACACACCCAGCGCAGAAGACCTGGTCTCGGCCAATCAGGAGCTGGACAAATCTCCCAACGCGGCGGCGCTGCGTGTGCAGGAAGCCATTCTGAAGGAACTGGCCAACGAGCACGTACACAAGGTATTGGCCCTGACGGAAAACAAAAGAACCTGACTTGACCCCAGACGAGTCAGCAGAATCAATTCATGTCGATTTGGTCCAattgtttcaagacaaaaagcGGGAACGCCGCCGTCCCGATTGACGCGTCACCCTTTCGTCTCTTGTTTGGAGCAGCTTTGTTGGGGTCGGCGGCCGGCCGAATACTACCAAGTGAAAAAGAGCCAAGTACAAAACGGCTTTGTTCCGAAAAATTGCGAGCGCTGCCCTTTTGTTCTCGTAGACGACGCCGTGAATAGGCGGACTCGACTCGAGACTGGAAAATGCAGAGCGGTGCCGCCCGCGAGACGTCACAGTCGGATGTTTCTTTTCAGGTGGCCTGCTACGACCAAGACGTGGTGGCCGACATGGAGGCGGAGCCAAAAGAACTGGGTGCGGAGCACCACGCCACGCAGACCCTAGCCTTTGCCGACAGCATGGGCGAGGTGAAAGACGAGCAGCCGCCCACTTGGGCTGCGGCCGCCGACATGAAGTTTGAATATCTGCTCTATGGACATCGAGAACAGCTAGCGTGTCACGTCTGCGCCAAGACCTTCTTGGACGAATCCAGACTCAGGTAGCTAGCGGACATGGCGACCGACCTCCACGCTTGCCGTGTGTGTGACCGCGCTTGTGTTTAGGAAACACGAGAAGCTCCATTCGGCCGAGCGACCGTTCGCGTGCGAGATCTGCGCCAAGGCCTTCACCACCCACGCTCACCTCAAAGGTAAGACAACCGGCGCCGGCACCGGCTGGTCCCTTCGAACACCACTGCCCGTCTGTTCCAGAGCACCTGAAGATCCATACGGGCTTCAAGCCGTACAGATGCGAAGCCTGCGGGAAATCCTTCATTCGGGCTCCTGACCTAAAAAAACACGAACGAGTCCACAGCAACGAGCGGCCATTTGCCTGCCAGATGTGTGACAAGGTGCGCGGGGAAGGAAGgccccctccccacacacacaccgccacCCCCTCAACCTTTTTGTCTGTCCGCAGGCCTTCAAGCACAAGTCCCACCTGAAAGATCATGAACGGCGGCATCGAGGAGAAAAACCATTTGTGTGCGCGTCGTGCACGAAGGCCTTCGCCAAGGTGCTTGCATCACACGCTCACAATCTTGCCGCCGCCAGTTAGCGAGGGGGGGGCATAGGATTGTAATAGACAgcccaaaacaaaatcacatgaCAACACCTTGACGCTGCCATCTTTTATTCTTTGTATCGTGAAGTCTTGAATCTCGCCCGCACTTTGCGTTTGTTTGCCGGAAATGCTCGCCGGCGTGGGCTTTTGCGACGCGACTGACCGCACGCCGGTGTTTCCTGTGTGTCGACAGGCGTCCGATCTGAAGCGTCACGAGAACAACATGCACAGCGAGAGGAAGTTGGCTAATCCTCTGCAGAGTGACACGGAAGCCCTGCAGGCCGCCGCCATGGCTGCCGAGGAGTCGCACGTGGACCACATGAGCTGATCGTGACGTACACAAACGCTCGCCCGCGTTTCAAATAAAACTCTTTGTTCAGTTTCATGAGCCAAACGTCGAGGTGGACGACCGGCCGGCCAGTCGGCATCCCGCTCGCTCCGTTCAGGGCTTGACCAGCCATTCGCAGCCAGGGTTTTCGCGGTACACGTCCAGCAGAAGGCAGTCCGGGTGGAGACGCCGCTCGCCAATGTTGCCCCCGACTTCAAAGAGACGCTGCGCGCCGCTGCACAGAGATCACATGACCCGGACGCCCATTCCATTGGTGTCGCTCGACCTGACGGCGGATGCGCGCCGAGAAATAAAAGTTGAACGGAGGCAATTGGACTCTTGGGGAAAAGTCTGCCGTGCTTCTCATGACTTTTGTTTGCCATCTGTTGTGATTGCTTCAAAGCGCACGATTGTGAGAGTTCCCAAGCAGCAGCCAGTCCAGTTGCCTTCTTTCAACATTAGCCGAACCCGGACAGATGACAAAGTCAAAGTTCACGTGCGTGCTCGCGTGCATGCTCTGTACCTGCTGTCGCTCTTGAAGTGGGCAGTGACATCTTGGGCTGTCATCTGCCTGTCGAGCTGTATTGCCATAGAAACTTTGGCGTGGAACGGAGCGTAAACCTTAATGACGCCTTCGCACAGCTCGGTCACCTTGACAACACATGCGACGGCTTCACTTTTGGGTTGGAGGTCTCCTTAAAACGGAAGGCCACACCAGGAGCTCCTTTTGGGGGCTGACAGCTCCCTC
Coding sequences:
- the zbtb14 gene encoding zinc finger and BTB domain-containing protein 14 isoform X1; amino-acid sequence: MVGAIQSNRCHLNQKHFMTLCRIIPNARHRAYELHPAKDACDGHAQMAETVKYVDEEHKNVFLKLLNEQRLEGEHCDIAVVVEDVKFRAHRCVLAACSNYFKKLFKKHEVDNSSVIEIDFIRSDIFEEVLNYMYTAKISVKKRDINLMMSSGQILGIRFLDKLCSQKREDAPSEEKDKFPYDIVKMALPPEAQLVGEAEALGEHEDTPSAEDLVSANQELDKSPNAAALRVQEAILKELANEHVHKVACYDQDVVADMEAEPKELGAEHHATQTLAFADSMGEVKDEQPPTWAAAADMKFEYLLYGHREQLACHVCAKTFLDESRLRKHEKLHSAERPFACEICAKAFTTHAHLKEHLKIHTGFKPYRCEACGKSFIRAPDLKKHERVHSNERPFACQMCDKAFKHKSHLKDHERRHRGEKPFVCASCTKAFAKASDLKRHENNMHSERKLANPLQSDTEALQAAAMAAEESHVDHMS
- the LOC133144028 gene encoding protein 4.1-like isoform X2 translates to MTSMQQEGLEAESVPELATQFGKGELSYDRGLSLATDQSASSTPVRRSLSFRTMQTKVTLLDGSVFSCTLEKRARGLQLLDKVCEHVNLLERDYFALSFKDVDNNKNWLDPGKEMKKQLRGVPWNFSFNVKFYPPDPAQLSEDITRYFLCLQLRQDVASGRLPCSLATHAVLGSYTVQSELGDYDADECGSDYVSELCLAPNQSKELEEKIMELHKSCRGMTPAEAEMLFLETVKKLSMYGVDLHHARDSEDVAIMLGVCAGGLLVYRDRLRINRFSWPKILKISYKRNNFYIKIRPEEFEQFESTIAFKLLNHRAAKRLWKVCVEHHSFFRLISPEEPPKRFLTLGSKFHYSGRTQIQSRRASSQICRPAPNFPRCVSKRNLLSRSLDGDMGTGLYMVSKAITVSDLITTVTPEKRREEHIDEATNQEGAFRSIEEVQVKVEHKVEQQEAEQEAKQQAELEVAQEAEQEAEQEPEHEAEHEAEQEPEQEPEQEAEESKVTEASESPLTPEQVEDKLENTELTETVDGDLTGTESEQEDLFKSSQEIISSPVKAEKKVSAISDLRRSFLEGGAPKVGLSEWDKRLAGSPVRRLDDSPMIEPLEADEPPPLDEMSPELNALLKSAQKAKTFREENVLQTSERVHTIMVVSGEEEKESLWQKRADADGDLRLALPLTSQSFTVESSSTTHVTKMINRGISESRIEKRIVISGDTGLDCDQEA
- the LOC133144028 gene encoding protein 4.1-like isoform X1, which produces MTSMQQEGLEAESVPELATQFGKGELSYDRGLSLATDQSASSTPVRRSLSFRTMQTKVTLLDGSVFSCTLEKRARGLQLLDKVCEHVNLLERDYFALSFKDVDNNKNWLDPGKEMKKQLRGVPWNFSFNVKFYPPDPAQLSEDITRYFLCLQLRQDVASGRLPCSLATHAVLGSYTVQSELGDYDADECGSDYVSELCLAPNQSKELEEKIMELHKSCRGMTPAEAEMLFLETVKKLSMYGVDLHHARDSEDVAIMLGVCAGGLLVYRDRLRINRFSWPKILKISYKRNNFYIKIRPEEFEQFESTIAFKLLNHRAAKRLWKVCVEHHSFFRLISPEEPPKRFLTLGSKFHYSGRTQIQSRRASSQICRPAPNFPRCVSKRNLLSRSLDGAPSDTATSSLNGSPAITGSAYADMGTGLYMVSKAITVSDLITTVTPEKRREEHIDEATNQEGAFRSIEEVQVKVEHKVEQQEAEQEAKQQAELEVAQEAEQEAEQEPEHEAEHEAEQEPEQEPEQEAEESKVTEASESPLTPEQVEDKLENTELTETVDGDLTGTESEQEDLFKSSQEIISSPVKAEKKVSAISDLRRSFLEGGAPKVGLSEWDKRLAGSPVRRLDDSPMIEPLEADEPPPLDEMSPELNALLKSAQKAKTFREENVLQTSERVHTIMVVSGEEEKESLWQKRADADGDLRLALPLTSQSFTVESSSTTHVTKMINRGISESRIEKRIVISGDTGLDCDQEA
- the zbtb14 gene encoding zinc finger and BTB domain-containing protein 14 isoform X2 — translated: MAETVKYVDEEHKNVFLKLLNEQRLEGEHCDIAVVVEDVKFRAHRCVLAACSNYFKKLFKKHEVDNSSVIEIDFIRSDIFEEVLNYMYTAKISVKKRDINLMMSSGQILGIRFLDKLCSQKREDAPSEEKDKFPYDIVKMALPPEAQLVGEAEALGEHEDTPSAEDLVSANQELDKSPNAAALRVQEAILKELANEHVHKVACYDQDVVADMEAEPKELGAEHHATQTLAFADSMGEVKDEQPPTWAAAADMKFEYLLYGHREQLACHVCAKTFLDESRLRKHEKLHSAERPFACEICAKAFTTHAHLKEHLKIHTGFKPYRCEACGKSFIRAPDLKKHERVHSNERPFACQMCDKAFKHKSHLKDHERRHRGEKPFVCASCTKAFAKASDLKRHENNMHSERKLANPLQSDTEALQAAAMAAEESHVDHMS